Genomic segment of Methanobacterium spitsbergense:
CCCTTAATTGATGAAGATGCAGCCATAAAAGTCAGCACATTAGTTGATGATGCATTAAATAACGGTGCTGAGCTTTTATTGGGTGGAAAACGAAATGGTTTATTTTACTCACCTACAATTCTAGATCATGTTACCTCCAATATGAAAATTGTTAGAAATGAAACATTTGGACCTATAGCCCCATTAATAAGGGTTCAAAGTGTTGATGAAGCATTTGAAGTTGCAAATGATTCCAAATATGGACTCCAAGCAGGAGTATTTACTGGAAGTATTGAAAATGCACTCAAAGCAGCAAGAACAATTGAAGCAGGAAGTGTTATAATTAATAGACAACCAACGTTTAGAACTGACAATATGCCTTTTGGAGGATTTAAAATGAGCGGAATGGGTAAAGAAGGAGTTAAATATGCTGTTGAAGACATGACTAAAACAAAATTAGTAATTTTTGGATGAAATTTCTTTTTATTTTCATAATTTTTTTGATTGATGAGGATATACAACTTTTATACCATCTTCTTCAAGTACTTTGAAAAGCTCTTTGTTCTCTGTATGGATAGGATAGAGGATTTCCGGATGTACATCCCTTATCATCTCAAGTAACTCTGGCCCTGATGCATGGCCAGAAACATGCATTTTGTACACCGGACACAAATTAAAATGTTTTAACCAGTTGTTTACACGTTTTTCATCAAATTCCATTTCATCATCAAAGGGTTCTGTAACCGATTTAATATAGATGGCTTTTTCCGGTTTTACATCTATTAATTCCTTTAGTTCGAAGAAATCACATCTAAATAAATATTTTTCAGGATCTTTACGAAGATCCATGTAGTTTACAGTATTGTCCCCTTCAATAAACTCTCTTTCCCAATTCTTGAAATCAGAAGATCTCTGGGATTCATCTATCTCTGATCCACATAACCATTTACCATCCCAACAAACAAAAGAATCGTCACCAATTAACCCCCAACCTCTTTTAGGTACATATACACCTACATCTTTTAGCTCAGGATATCCCCTGCCACTGAAAAGTTTAAGCATGTATGCCTGTTTCAAATTGACAACAAGAATTCTATCTGTTTCTCTGGCCACTTTATAAAATGTTAAAAGCCTATCAAGATCTCTGACTGGAAAATTGACAATAACTAGACCATTAAAACCTGATATGAGAGTTTTAGCTTTAATTTCTATGTCTTCCTCTGTTTCTGTACTTGGGTTATCAATTCTTGTACCTTCAGATATCATTACATGGGGATTGGCTTTTTTTGATTCTTTAACAAATTTTTTTGTAATTTCCGGTTTTCTACCATGAAATCTAAGATCTCCAGTGTAAACCAATGTTTCTTTGTTATCTTCAATTATGAAACCAGTAGCTCCAGGAAGTGAATGATCAACAGGAGCGCTTTTAATTGTGAAATCACCTATTTCAAAGTTTTTATATGGTTTTACAATATTCAATTCCCTTTCAATCCTAGCATCCTTTCCAGTAAGTCTTTTAAAACCTTCTACCCGTTTTTTTGGTGTGAAATGAAAGGTTTGCTTATATTCAAGTGTTTCACCAAATGAAATAACACTAGTATCTTCTAAAACCTTAAGAATTAACTGGGACTCCTCTGTCATGTAAAGAGGTATATCATGACGCAAATGATGTATATAAGCCGAATGATCCATATGTGCATGACTTAATAAAAGCCCTTGTACTGAAGGCTTTTTCAAAGAGTTTAATCCACAATGGCGAAGATAATCATCCCTGTAGACTCCCTTTATCTTAGGTAAAAGTCCCATCTCAATAAAATCCATGATCCCATTGCCCTTACGGGGTTGAAGAAATTCTGAAAAGTAATCATTGGCTTTATTAAAGCTCATTCCAAAGTCTAAGAATATTGATGTAAAATTAGAGCCTAATAATATTTTATTTCCACCTATTTCGTCCACTCCACCATAAAAATCAATTTTAACCATGTTTCTATTTGTGGACAATCTTACATTAATTATTTTCTATTTGATAATTTTAAAAAAAAGAATCTATTTAAAAAAGGCAGAATATCTATTTTAAAAAAGTCTCAACTAAGTTTCGGGTTTCATTAAGCGAGTCTAGAGGAATTCCACGAGGCATTTCACCTAAATCTCCTTCAACTTCTTTAAGAACACCATTACCCGAGCCAAGAAACATTCCTTCACTTGCAACTCCCATAAAAACCGATGGAGGTAAAATTGCAACTCCCACCCTGTTTCCCTCTTTAACTGTCAAATCATTGGTAACAACAGTTAATGCTGTGTCTCCAAAATTAACGTTGCATACCAATAATTTATCCAACTTTTGAATACTTACTATTTCTCCTGTTTTGATGTCTATACCAATAACAGGATCATTTATGGGTCCAAGAGATAAACGCTTGTTTACAGTTGAAATGGTGTTCAAAGCAAATTTCATTTTAGCTATGGATTCTTGAAGTTTTACCTTCTCATCCTTAGTTACAAGCTTTAAAAACTGAAGGTGCCAGTGATCCCCGCCGAGAGCCTCTTTTATCTCTTTTACTTGTTGTTTCATACTCTCTATTTGTTTAGAATTTGCAAGATCTTCTGGTTCCATATATGAGAAGTACATAACTTGTATCTCGGGCAACATGGCCCTAGCAGTTGTTAAACATTTCTTTTTATTCCATATACCTTTTAAATTCGCACCTTCAGCTGTTTTTATGAATAATTCAACTGATTTTTCTAAAACACGTAATCTATAATCCTTACTTGTATCCCACATTTTTTCACCTGGTAAATATTATAATATATGAATAAAATTCTCTAAAGCTTTAGGAATTTATCCAGATAATTTTGATTTATTTTGATTTTAACCTTATTTTATTTTTATGGCATTCTCTTGATACGCAAACTAAATAAACTATAATGTTCTCTGAAATATTTAAGTAACTTGAAATGGGCGATAGAAATAGGTATAAATGATATATTCAAAAATTTTCGGTGTCAATAATGAAAGAATTCCAAGCTGATAATTACGATGATTTTATTATCATTTCATGTTCAGACAAGTGTAATTATTGTCTTTTTAAATGTGAAGTTGTTGTAGCAGATATGAAGCAAATAAACATTTCATGCAGACATCCCAAAGGTCCTGGAAATCCTATACATTGTATATATTTTAAAAATCGAAGTGAAAATTAAAATTAATTAATAAAATTAATTTGTAAACCAATTTTTTATATGAAATTCACGATTTATTAAATCTCAAATGGAATTCTGTTTTTTATTTGTTAAGTTCTGAAAATGGAGTTATTGACTTATTCGTCGTAAGGTTTAAGTATATAGAGGGATTTAAATTTATATTAGTTAATGAATTTGATTGAGACTTTGAAAAGATAAAATGGCAATCTTCTTTAGTATGTACTTGCCATAATAAAGAATAGGTGGTAGTAATGGTAGATTTATCAAGCCTGTACAATTTAGATGTATACACAACACGCGGAAAATACGTTGGAAGAATTCAGGACGTTGTATTGAACATTAAGAAAGGCAGGGTATCCATCTTAAAAACAACAGCAATGAAACCTGATAAAAAAAGTGTCGGAATAAAAGACGTAATAAAAACCAGCATAAGAATTGTTCCAGAAGGGGATGAAATTCGACCTCTCAAAGAGGAAGGAAGTATAGAAATACCATATGAACGAGTTCAAGCTGTTGGGGATATCTTATTAATAAGTCCAGAAATAGTGGAAACCCCTGTAAGTAATCCACAACTATAGGAAGACTGATATGAAGGTTGGTATCCTCGGATGTGGCGCCATAGCTAACATTATAACTAATTTTGCAGTTGAAGGCAAGCTCGGTGTTGATCTGAAATATTTTTATGATAGAGATATGGAACGGGCTGAAAACCTAGCATCACAGGTTGACGGAACTGTTGTACTTGACATAAATAATATGCTGGACAAAGTTGATCTTGTGATTGAAGCTGCTTCACCCCAAGCAGTTTCAGAAACAGTACCACAAGTGCTTGAACATGGTGTTGATATTATTATCATGAGCATTGGCGCTTTGATGGATCCGAAACTTAGGGAAAAACTTAAAACATTGGCTGCACAGAACAATGCAAAAATATATGCACCATCCGGGGCAATAGTAGGACTTGATGGTATTAAAGCTGCTTCAATCGGGAAAATACAAAGTGCAACACTGGTAACCAGAAAACCTCCTAGATCTTTAGGGGTTTCAGCAGATGAAGAAACTATTCTATACGAGGGAAAAGCTGGAGATGCTGTTTTAAAGTTTCCTATGAATATAAATGTTGCTGCAGCACTCAGTCTTGCATGTGGAAGAGAAATTGATGTTAAAATTATAGCAGATCCCTCAGTTGACAGGAATATGCATGAAGTGCATGTTGTAGGAGATTTTGGAGATATAACAACCATAACTCAAAACGTTAGATGTGCAATAAATCCTAAAACAAGTGTTATGGCTGCCTATTCTGCTATAAAGCTGTTAAAAAGTTTAAATGAAACATTAAGAATAGGAACATGATTATATATTAATATTTTAAAATAATGTTTAAATAACATTTATTATATTCTATTTTATTCTTTTCAGAATTTATTTATCATACTGATGCCATAATTTCACTGTGAATTATAAAAATTATATGAATTAAACTGGTTACAAAATGAAGGAATGTGAGATATTTTCAAATTTAAGAGTTCCCTGTGGTTCAAAAATTGTTATAAGGGCCGATGGGAGAAATTTTTCAAAACTATCTAATGATCTGAAACTTGAAAGGCCCTACGATCCTCATTTTGCAAATTTAATGGTTAATGTATGCAATGATTTTTTCATGGAATTCAGTCCTCAGTTTATATTTACCTTTTCAGATGAAATCAATATTCTGCTGTCTGAGGTTCCATTCAACGGTCGTGTTGAAAAACTCGACTCTGTGTTTGCCAGTTTTATGTCCGGATCTTTCACTAAAAATTTAATTAAATATTTCAAGGATTATCCTACTTCTGAGCAAAACATTAAACCAATATCATTTGATTCCAGAGTATTACCCCTTTCTGGCCAGGGAATCGTTGAATATTTCAAAAATAGGCAAAACGAAGCATGGCGAAACTGCTTGAATGGTTACAGTTACTGGAAACTCAGAAAAGAATTCAGTAAATCGCATACAGTTGAAATTTTGAATAAAAAAAATAGCAGTGACCTTCATGAAATTCTCTTTGAAAGAGGAGTAAATATGTCTGAAATACCCCTATGGCAGAGAAGGGGTATTGGAATATATAAAAAAGAAGTTTCAATCAATGGATACAATCCAATAAAAAATGAAAAAGTTGTATCAAAACGTCTAAAGATCTATACAGATTGGGAATTACCAATGCTTAATAAAGAATTTTTCAATCAAATTCAATGAGTTTATTATAATTCTATAATCCATGATTATATTTTCAAAATTGGAAGGGATCATAAAATGTTCGGATTAGAAAAGAAGAAATTTTCAGTAGTACACATTGACCATGAATTGATAGAAGAAATAATTGATATTGCAAAGGAATCTTATCCCAATGAATTCAGTGCAATGCTTCAGGGAAAAATTAAAGATAATATTCTAAAAATAGATGGCCTTATTTTCCTTCCAGGAGCTGCATCAGAATCTGGTGCTGTGATGGAAATATTTATGATGCCCATGTTATCGGATGCTGTAGGTTCTGTTCACAGCCACCCTGGTTACAGTGCTCAACCTTCTGAAGCAGATCTACAATTCTTCTCAAAAAGGGGTTATTTCCATATAATTATTGCTCAACCCTACAATGATGAAAGTATACGTACATATGATAGTTATGGAGATCTTGTTAACTATACAATTGTATAAATAAATCTTCTTTTTTTGGCCAAAAATAAAAATTAAAAGAATATTTTATCTTAAAGATTAACAGCCACAGCATCATGGACATCTTCAAGCTTTTTAATTTCTAATATCACAAATTCTGGAACTATTTGGTCTACTTTAAGAACCATTACCGCTTCACCGCCAAGTTCCTTTCTACCAACTTGCATTTTAGCTATGTTTATATTATGTTCACCTATTTTTGTACCGATTGAGCCTATTATTCCAGGTTTATCCTTGTACTTTGAAATCAACATGGTACCTTCAGGTTCAACATCAACCTTATAACCATTTATCATGACTATTCTTGGCTGTTGATGAGTAAATATTCCTTCCACACTTACATCGTTGTAATCCGATTTCATTTCAACCTTTATTAAGCTTTTGTAACCTTTAGCATCGTATCTTTTTCCTTCAGTTACAATTATACCTCTATTTTCAGCAACTGTGGTTGCATTCACAAGGTTAACTGGCTCGTTTAGAATTGGATTTAAAACTTCTTGAAGTATCATTCTAGTTAAAATATCATGTTTTGGGAATTCAGAAAGCTCTCCACAGTAAGTTACATCTATTTCGTTGATATTACCCTTGGCTGTTTGTATCATGAACTTTCCAATCTTTTCTATGAGCGCAAAGTATGGTTTTATTAAATTAAAGGTTTCAGGGTCAAGTACAGGCATGTTGATTACATTTTTGGGAGATATCCCTTTGAAAACTTTTTTTATCTCATTAGCTACAATTATGGCAGCATCTCTCTGAGCTTCAGATGTTGACGCTGCAATATGTGGAGTTAATACTACATTATCAAGTTCCAATAATTTACTGTTTTTTGGAGGTTCATTTTCAAATACATCAAGCCCTGCTCCCCTTATTTCATCAGTTGAAAGAGCATCGTATAGATCATCTTCGTTAATAATTCCTCCTCTTGCACAGTTAACTATAAATGCATTTTCCTTCATCATCTCAAATTGTGGTTTTGATATGAGGTATTTGGTTTCTGGTGTAAGTGGCACGTGTATTGTCATTACATCAGATTCTTTTATAAGGGTTTCAAGGTCTACTACTGTTACTCCCAATTCTGAAGCTGTTTTTTTTGTAATATATGGGTCGTAAACAATTGTATCCATTCCAAATGCCTTTGAACGTGTCACTACTTGGCTTCCAATTCTTCCCATTCCAATTACACCAAGAGTTTTTCCATTAAGCTCAATACCCATGAATCTGCCTTTCTCCCATTTCCCACTTTTAACTGAACTATCTGCAATAGCTATTTTACGTGAGAGTGCGAGTATTAAACCCATAGTATGTTCAGCAACAGTTATTGAAGTTGATTCCGGTGCATTTATAACCATTATACCCCGTTCAGTAGCTGCCTGGACATCTACATTGTCAACACCAACTCCTGCACGTGCAATTATTTTTAGCTTATCAGATGCTTCAATTACCTCACGGGTCACCTTAGTTCTGCTTCTTACTATTATGGCATCAAAATCCTTAATAACTTTTAATAGCTCTTCGTTTGATATTGTAAAGTTAGGAACTACTTCTGCAATATCTTTAAGTTCATCTATTCCTTTTTCGTTTATTTGATCAGCGATAAGTACTTTTTTATCCATCTTTTCACCTGCTCCCGTTCTCCTATATTATTATATGAAGTGGAATGAGTTTAAATTTATAGGAAAACTTCCATTTATAAAATTCTATTGTGAATAATGATTTTGAATTCAATTTAAATTTAATTTTTGAATATTATTATAGATATTTGAATCTATGATTCAGTCTTAATAAAATTTAAGAAAATTAATTAAATTCATAAAATTATTATCATTGGAAAAATATATCAACTCTTAAGAAAAATGGATGTATAATGATAGCACCGATTAAATAAAAATTTTGGAGGTATTTGTTTGGTTTCTATAGATGAATTTATAATTGTGAGCTCTAATTACGTACCAGGATATGAAATTTTAGAAACAAAAGGATTTGTATATGGATTAACTGTACGAAGTAGAGGTGTTGGAGGACAGATAGGAGCAGGAATACGTTCCGTGTTTGGAGGAGAAATAAAAGAATATGTCCAGATGATGCAACAGTCAAGAAATGAAGCCCTTGAAAGATGTATTCAACATGCCCAGGATATGGGGGCAAATGCAATAATAAGTGCACGATTCGATTCTGATGCCATAAGTGATATAATGCAGGAAATTTTAGCATATGGTACTGCTGTCGTTGCTCAGCCAGTGGAGTAAATGAATGTTTGAAGGTAAAATAAAAATATCTCAATCGGAAATTCCAAGAACACTTCTTGGAACTTCTCCTTTTATTGCAGCGGCTCAATTTGGGCACAGAGCAAGACTTTATCAGCTTGATCTATATAATAATCCTGAAAATATACTTAAAATAATCAAAAAATCGTATGAATTGGGTATAACTGGTATTCAAGTACTCCCTTACCCTCCTGTAGTGGAAGCACTTATTTGGGCTCAAGAAGCAGGGTATGATATGAATGTGATGGGTACAGTAAGACCAGGTAAGGAAAATGAAGACATAAAATTATTCTCTGATCTGAAGGCTAGTTCAATGCTTCTTCATGCAAATATTACAGATGACAAAGACTGGAATTTTATTGAAGAAAAACTACAATTAATTAAAGATGAAAAAATTGTGTCGGGTCTTGTTACCCATATGCCATTTCAAATCACAGACAGTCTACTTAAATCACCGGTGCTTGATCTATTTGAACTCTATATGGTTCCAGTTAACAAGTTAGGATATCTAATGGACTGTGATACTTATGGAATAGAAGAAAGAACCAATTTTAATAATATGATCAAAAGCATTAATAAAATTGTAATTGCAAAAAAAATTCTTGCGGCAGGAATACTTAAACCTGAAGAAGCCTTTGATTACTTAAAAACAGCTGATTTTGTGGATATTGTTACTATTGGAATTGCTTCTGAAAAAGAAGCGCAAGAAACATTCACTCTCTTGGCTTCTAAATAAAATTTTTTCAAGTTTGTATGAATCATTTCCCAATTTGATACACGATAAAATACAAATCCCCCCTCCCATTAAATAATATAAAACCAAAAATGAGTTTAATATTTACAAATTAAAGGAATAAACTAATTTCTCAATTTTTTTGTAAATCATTATTTCAAATTAATTACAAAATATTAAAAAATTATTGTTGATTAATAATAAATTTATTTATAAAAAATATAATGTTTATATATAAATTGATTGGAAACTATTCAACACAACAAAATGAGGAGGATAATAAGTGAAAATAGGAATTATAATCCATTCTCAAACTGAACATACCTATTCTGTTGCTCAGAAGCTCCAAGATAAACTATTGGACAATGGACATGAAACTAATTTAGAACGTGTTATAACTATTGGAGATACTCCACCGGGAAGTAAAGACATCCAATTCAAAAATCTTCCTGATGTGAATGCATATGATGCATTGATTTTTGGAGCACCTGTTCAAGCATTTTCACTTTCTAAGGCAATGAATGGTTATATGCAACAGATTACATCACTTCAATCTAAAAAAGTTGCATGTTTCGTAACAAAGGGGGCCCCATTTAAATGGACAGGTGGTACACGTGCAATTGGACAAATGAAAAAAATCTGTCAAACTAAGGGTGGTATTGTTATTGGAACAGGGATTGTGATCTGGAGAAAAGACCGTGAAAAACAGATTAATGATTTGATTAATAAATTTGGAATGCTGTTTGAATTATAAATTTATGATCTTCCATGAGCTCGGAAATTTATTACTTTTCAGGAACAGGTAATTCCTTACACATTGCAAAGGAATTACAGGAAAGAATTCCTGAAACAATATACAAGCCCATTGTAAATCTTCTTAATCAGGATGATCTTAAAACTACTGGAGAAATAGTTGGTTTCATATTTCCAATTCATCTTGCTATGGCCCCATATCCAATAAAAATATTCTTAAGAAGCTTGACTTGAAATCAACAAAATATATTATGTGTAGCAACCCGAAGTGGGAGTCAACACAAGGATTTATTGACCTCGAAAAAATCTTAAATAAAAAAGCTAAAGATTTGGATTCTTTTTTTAATTTAAATATGGCTAGTAATAACCCTAAATTTGAGAACTGGCATCAAGCAACAGAAAATGAAATTGCTAATTTTGAATCTGAAGTCCCAAAAAAACGGGATCATATACAAAAGATTGTTATTAATAAAGAAAAAAATAGAGAAAATGACACAAATTTTACAGCCCATATGCCTGTGTTTTCACTTTTATCTCTTTTTCTTCCAATACTTAATGGATTATACAACTTGATTTTTATAATGATTCAATGTATTAGTTGTGGCACTTGTGAAAAGGTTTGTTATCAGGTAAAATCAAAATCACAACAAAAAACCTATATGGAATAATGATATCTCCTATTTTTTCTGTCATGCCTGCCTTAACTACTGTCCAGAACAATCAATTCAAATAAAATCCACTATGTTTTTAAAATCCTTTACAGATAAAAATGGAAGATGTTTCAATCCAAATACTACTGTAGAAGATATTGCCTCACAAAAATTGATATAATTTGTTTTGAGAAGAAAGCATATAATTTGAATGAAAACCCAGTTATTATTCCAGATACTGATCATCCTAAATCAAATCCAAAGGTTATTTAAAATTATGGCATGAAGAAAATTAAACATTCTGATGCTACGGTAGAATAAATATTTCAATAATCGATAAACTTTAAAAAAACTGCAGAAAAAGTATCTGTTCTCATATGCCATAATATTCATTCTAGTCTAATAGAAGAATAAAATTTAGTTAGATAGAATTTTTTAATTTTCATATTAATAATCAAATGATAAGTATGGAATAATGTGTATGAATTAGCTCAAAAAAATCAAATGACTATAATAATGGATATTAATATTTAATTTTTCAAAATCAGTTATAGATATTTAAAACCGAATTTGGGAGAATAAATTTTTGATAGTATGAATTTGTTATGTAATAAGATTTTGTATATTAATACTTGAAAATTATTTTGGTTTATGGATTAAATTAATTATATTTAATTACAATCCCTACGTTCCCTTACAACATTTAAAAACTCTTTTGAATTTTCCATTTCTTTTATTTCCCAGTTATGTACAACTGGTATTCCTTCAATGCATTTTAAAGGTTTTTTACCTTTTAATAAAAACACCGCATCTGACCCTGTGATTTCAGAAAGATCCTTCACATTTAAAGCCATTTTTTTGAGTGCTTGTTGGTTTCTATTTTTCTCCATATTTGTTATAACTGTACTATCTTCTTTTGAAGTCTTTTTCTCAGATTTCTGTTTGGCAAGAGCATCGAATGGTGTTCTAGTTGTGGATATGATTCCAAAGCCAAGATTTGCTAAATTGGGTTGAATTTCAATATTTAACGGAGCATTGGTTTTAGAATGATCTGAAATTTGAGTTTTATCTTTATCAAAGTCTGGAGCCCTTAATAAATTAACTGAAAGTGTTATCTTCATGTTTAGAATACTTTCAAGCATCATAGCTGTTTCGGGAAATGCCCTCACCATTCCTCTCTCATATTTATAAATTGTTTCCCTCGAAACATGCGCTTTATCTGCTAAATCCTTTCTTGAAATATTTTGAGATTCCCTAACAGATTTTATGACCTCACCGTCCATTTGAACATAGTAACCGCCACGATCTGCAAATACTTCAGGATAAACTTCATCAACAATCATATTTCTAAGTGTATCTTTAGCAATAACAGGAATACCATGCCGTTCATAAACAACATCTTCCTCTAAATATTCATTTTTAGATTTAATTCCAACTATAA
This window contains:
- a CDS encoding MBL fold metallo-hydrolase, yielding MDEIGGNKILLGSNFTSIFLDFGMSFNKANDYFSEFLQPRKGNGIMDFIEMGLLPKIKGVYRDDYLRHCGLNSLKKPSVQGLLLSHAHMDHSAYIHHLRHDIPLYMTEESQLILKVLEDTSVISFGETLEYKQTFHFTPKKRVEGFKRLTGKDARIERELNIVKPYKNFEIGDFTIKSAPVDHSLPGATGFIIEDNKETLVYTGDLRFHGRKPEITKKFVKESKKANPHVMISEGTRIDNPSTETEEDIEIKAKTLISGFNGLVIVNFPVRDLDRLLTFYKVARETDRILVVNLKQAYMLKLFSGRGYPELKDVGVYVPKRGWGLIGDDSFVCWDGKWLCGSEIDESQRSSDFKNWEREFIEGDNTVNYMDLRKDPEKYLFRCDFFELKELIDVKPEKAIYIKSVTEPFDDEMEFDEKRVNNWLKHFNLCPVYKMHVSGHASGPELLEMIRDVHPEILYPIHTENKELFKVLEEDGIKVVYPHQSKKL
- a CDS encoding heavy metal-binding domain-containing protein, which translates into the protein MVSIDEFIIVSSNYVPGYEILETKGFVYGLTVRSRGVGGQIGAGIRSVFGGEIKEYVQMMQQSRNEALERCIQHAQDMGANAIISARFDSDAISDIMQEILAYGTAVVAQPVE
- a CDS encoding aspartate dehydrogenase; the protein is MKVGILGCGAIANIITNFAVEGKLGVDLKYFYDRDMERAENLASQVDGTVVLDINNMLDKVDLVIEAASPQAVSETVPQVLEHGVDIIIMSIGALMDPKLREKLKTLAAQNNAKIYAPSGAIVGLDGIKAASIGKIQSATLVTRKPPRSLGVSADEETILYEGKAGDAVLKFPMNINVAAALSLACGREIDVKIIADPSVDRNMHEVHVVGDFGDITTITQNVRCAINPKTSVMAAYSAIKLLKSLNETLRIGT
- a CDS encoding tRNA(His) guanylyltransferase Thg1 family protein, yielding MKECEIFSNLRVPCGSKIVIRADGRNFSKLSNDLKLERPYDPHFANLMVNVCNDFFMEFSPQFIFTFSDEINILLSEVPFNGRVEKLDSVFASFMSGSFTKNLIKYFKDYPTSEQNIKPISFDSRVLPLSGQGIVEYFKNRQNEAWRNCLNGYSYWKLRKEFSKSHTVEILNKKNSSDLHEILFERGVNMSEIPLWQRRGIGIYKKEVSINGYNPIKNEKVVSKRLKIYTDWELPMLNKEFFNQIQ
- a CDS encoding transcriptional regulator, with the protein product MQKANIPAQRDHILIEINDLLSNHGFETSNIYDRSCFDMVARKELELLLLKILINIDGFTGNQAEEIKKVAGSFFASPLIVGIKSKNEYLEEDVVYERHGIPVIAKDTLRNMIVDEVYPEVFADRGGYYVQMDGEVIKSVRESQNISRKDLADKAHVSRETIYKYERGMVRAFPETAMMLESILNMKITLSVNLLRAPDFDKDKTQISDHSKTNAPLNIEIQPNLANLGFGIISTTRTPFDALAKQKSEKKTSKEDSTVITNMEKNRNQQALKKMALNVKDLSEITGSDAVFLLKGKKPLKCIEGIPVVHNWEIKEMENSKEFLNVVRERRDCN
- a CDS encoding PRC-barrel domain-containing protein codes for the protein MVDLSSLYNLDVYTTRGKYVGRIQDVVLNIKKGRVSILKTTAMKPDKKSVGIKDVIKTSIRIVPEGDEIRPLKEEGSIEIPYERVQAVGDILLISPEIVETPVSNPQL
- a CDS encoding tRNA-binding protein, translating into MWDTSKDYRLRVLEKSVELFIKTAEGANLKGIWNKKKCLTTARAMLPEIQVMYFSYMEPEDLANSKQIESMKQQVKEIKEALGGDHWHLQFLKLVTKDEKVKLQESIAKMKFALNTISTVNKRLSLGPINDPVIGIDIKTGEIVSIQKLDKLLVCNVNFGDTALTVVTNDLTVKEGNRVGVAILPPSVFMGVASEGMFLGSGNGVLKEVEGDLGEMPRGIPLDSLNETRNLVETFLK
- a CDS encoding Mov34/MPN/PAD-1 family protein, with translation MFGLEKKKFSVVHIDHELIEEIIDIAKESYPNEFSAMLQGKIKDNILKIDGLIFLPGAASESGAVMEIFMMPMLSDAVGSVHSHPGYSAQPSEADLQFFSKRGYFHIIIAQPYNDESIRTYDSYGDLVNYTIV
- the serA gene encoding phosphoglycerate dehydrogenase, which encodes MDKKVLIADQINEKGIDELKDIAEVVPNFTISNEELLKVIKDFDAIIVRSRTKVTREVIEASDKLKIIARAGVGVDNVDVQAATERGIMVINAPESTSITVAEHTMGLILALSRKIAIADSSVKSGKWEKGRFMGIELNGKTLGVIGMGRIGSQVVTRSKAFGMDTIVYDPYITKKTASELGVTVVDLETLIKESDVMTIHVPLTPETKYLISKPQFEMMKENAFIVNCARGGIINEDDLYDALSTDEIRGAGLDVFENEPPKNSKLLELDNVVLTPHIAASTSEAQRDAAIIVANEIKKVFKGISPKNVINMPVLDPETFNLIKPYFALIEKIGKFMIQTAKGNINEIDVTYCGELSEFPKHDILTRMILQEVLNPILNEPVNLVNATTVAENRGIIVTEGKRYDAKGYKSLIKVEMKSDYNDVSVEGIFTHQQPRIVMINGYKVDVEPEGTMLISKYKDKPGIIGSIGTKIGEHNINIAKMQVGRKELGGEAVMVLKVDQIVPEFVILEIKKLEDVHDAVAVNL
- a CDS encoding NAD(P)H-dependent oxidoreductase, coding for MKIGIIIHSQTEHTYSVAQKLQDKLLDNGHETNLERVITIGDTPPGSKDIQFKNLPDVNAYDALIFGAPVQAFSLSKAMNGYMQQITSLQSKKVACFVTKGAPFKWTGGTRAIGQMKKICQTKGGIVIGTGIVIWRKDREKQINDLINKFGMLFEL